The following proteins are co-located in the Echinicola sp. 20G genome:
- a CDS encoding DUF4268 domain-containing protein, whose protein sequence is MYKRAEITKTKKDFWTAFGQYMKPVPSAEGGRVNWQNYKTHVGQVFFRMKAERGYASIGIEINHKDTEIQELVFEQFETFKKILHGTLGEEWDWQLHAQDEYGKVVSKIEKRIGGVNVMERDTWPEIISFLKPRIIALDEFWSNVKPAFEDFL, encoded by the coding sequence GTGTACAAACGAGCGGAAATCACCAAAACCAAAAAGGATTTTTGGACAGCCTTTGGGCAATATATGAAACCGGTACCTTCAGCAGAAGGAGGTCGGGTCAACTGGCAAAACTACAAAACCCATGTTGGTCAAGTGTTTTTTAGGATGAAAGCCGAAAGAGGCTATGCCTCTATTGGAATAGAGATCAACCACAAGGATACAGAAATACAGGAATTGGTATTTGAGCAGTTCGAGACTTTCAAGAAGATATTGCACGGAACTTTGGGAGAAGAGTGGGATTGGCAGCTTCATGCCCAAGATGAATATGGCAAGGTGGTTTCGAAAATAGAAAAAAGAATTGGCGGTGTCAATGTTATGGAACGGGACACCTGGCCTGAAATCATTTCTTTCCTCAAGCCTCGAATCATTGCCCTTGATGAGTTTTGGTCGAATGTGAAACCAGCTTTTGAAGACTTCTTATAG
- the folB gene encoding dihydroneopterin aldolase yields the protein MGKVALEGIEFHAFHGVFTEEKKLGNRFTVDIHVDTDFKKAMLEDDLNETVDYARLYQIAKSHMEEPVKLLEHLGHLMVQDILKAYPQLKSIDIIIKKHNPALGGVVNYSVVKVSYPEDYQ from the coding sequence ATGGGAAAGGTAGCTTTAGAAGGGATAGAGTTTCATGCATTTCATGGAGTATTTACTGAAGAAAAGAAATTGGGAAACCGATTTACGGTAGATATTCATGTGGATACTGATTTCAAAAAGGCAATGCTGGAGGATGATTTGAATGAAACGGTGGATTATGCACGTCTTTACCAAATCGCCAAATCTCATATGGAAGAGCCTGTAAAGCTTTTGGAGCATTTGGGACATTTGATGGTTCAGGATATTCTAAAAGCTTATCCTCAGTTGAAATCTATCGACATCATTATCAAAAAGCATAACCCTGCATTGGGAGGAGTGGTCAATTACTCAGTGGTAAAAGTATCCTATCCAGAAGATTATCAATAA
- a CDS encoding oxidoreductase, which translates to MKTIALVSGASGLIGVQLLHQLFKEKAYDYVLSVSRRELAFKHAKLVQVVVDFEHIGQTSLLDSLREFDLGGDNQELIKAIENKEFTMHAFCALGTTIKKAKSQENFYKIDHDFVINFARWAHQWGASKFLYVSSLGADQQSSIFYNKVKGEVEEDLKVIPFKYLGIFRPSILLGDRKETRIGESVGKAVMKAFTSFGLFKKYKPIYDHQVAKAMIHQALNDELEVVKIIESKQMQVFE; encoded by the coding sequence ATGAAGACCATCGCATTAGTTTCGGGAGCTTCTGGTTTAATAGGTGTACAGTTGCTTCATCAACTGTTCAAGGAAAAGGCCTATGATTATGTCCTATCCGTTTCGAGAAGGGAATTAGCTTTTAAGCATGCCAAACTGGTGCAGGTAGTGGTGGACTTTGAGCATATTGGTCAAACCAGCCTTCTGGATAGTTTGAGAGAGTTTGATCTTGGCGGAGATAATCAGGAATTGATCAAAGCTATTGAAAACAAAGAATTTACCATGCATGCTTTTTGTGCTTTGGGAACAACGATCAAAAAGGCCAAGTCACAAGAGAATTTCTATAAAATTGACCATGATTTTGTGATCAACTTTGCAAGGTGGGCACACCAGTGGGGAGCCAGTAAATTTTTGTATGTTAGTTCGCTTGGGGCAGATCAACAGTCATCTATTTTTTACAATAAAGTAAAGGGAGAAGTGGAAGAGGACTTGAAGGTAATTCCTTTCAAATACTTAGGTATTTTCAGGCCCTCAATTTTATTGGGAGATCGAAAGGAGACGAGGATTGGGGAATCAGTCGGTAAAGCTGTGATGAAAGCCTTTACTTCATTTGGCCTGTTCAAAAAGTACAAACCCATCTATGATCATCAGGTGGCAAAGGCCATGATTCACCAAGCGCTCAATGATGAACTGGAAGTGGTAAAAATTATAGAATCCAAGCAAATGCAGGTTTTTGAATGA
- a CDS encoding transglutaminase-like domain-containing protein, whose amino-acid sequence MGELTEKELHALVSLLDDSDREVKDHVKDKIISLGNAVIPFLEKKWESSFNPELQKEIEELVHELQFSLLKERLEQWKLSEEQDLLKGLWILNTYQYPDLDFESMNADMHQIYFEVWTAFKTDISPYDQIRLINNVLFNQLKFSANTKNFHSPGNSMISNVLDTRKGNPISLCAVYYLVAQKLGLPVFGVNLPNLFVLTYKSEATTFYINAFNKGLIFSKQDINNYLEHLKIEPKEEFFEPCAHIDILRRTLRNLTVSFEKLGEPEKIEEIRQLLEILGAIN is encoded by the coding sequence ATGGGAGAGCTTACAGAAAAAGAATTGCATGCATTGGTTTCTTTGTTGGATGATTCAGATCGTGAAGTAAAAGATCATGTGAAAGATAAAATCATCTCCTTGGGAAATGCCGTAATTCCTTTTTTGGAGAAGAAGTGGGAAAGTAGCTTTAATCCTGAATTGCAAAAAGAAATAGAGGAGCTGGTGCATGAGCTTCAGTTTTCACTCCTCAAAGAAAGGTTGGAGCAATGGAAACTGTCTGAAGAGCAGGATTTGTTGAAAGGACTTTGGATATTGAATACATACCAATATCCTGATTTGGACTTTGAGTCCATGAATGCGGATATGCACCAGATTTATTTTGAAGTTTGGACAGCTTTCAAAACAGATATTTCTCCATACGATCAAATTCGATTGATCAATAATGTATTGTTCAATCAACTGAAGTTTTCAGCTAATACTAAAAATTTCCATTCTCCTGGGAATAGCATGATCAGCAATGTGTTGGATACTCGAAAAGGGAATCCCATTAGTTTGTGTGCTGTTTATTATTTGGTAGCTCAAAAATTAGGTTTGCCGGTTTTTGGTGTCAATTTGCCGAATTTGTTTGTGTTGACTTACAAGTCAGAAGCTACTACGTTTTATATCAATGCTTTCAATAAAGGGCTGATTTTTAGCAAGCAGGATATCAATAATTATTTGGAGCATCTGAAGATTGAGCCGAAAGAGGAGTTTTTTGAGCCTTGTGCCCATATAGATATTCTCCGAAGAACTCTAAGGAACCTGACTGTTTCTTTCGAAAAACTGGGAGAACCGGAAAAGATCGAGGAAATTCGACAGCTTTTGGAAATCCTTGGGGCAATCAATTAA
- a CDS encoding DivIVA domain-containing protein, with the protein MKITPLEIRQKTFEKNFRGFDKDEVSSFLVSLSQEWEREMDEKRELQIKLEQVEKESAKLREVEDSLFKTLKAAEDTGASMIEQANKTAELILKEAQMNSDAMISEAKNKSRSIIEEAESRAKRIIEDLKADVGTLVESYEDLLAQREIIIRNLKNLATDSLENIKQSQDDIKRLDMATHTKAVKDLSRQSPSFSHESAPGQTKEKSHTFVIEKKSEAPEEKPPISQQVELPLESKKEEVIPEKTEVPEIKVEAPSKIEEPSENISRKKESGSFFDQFD; encoded by the coding sequence ATGAAAATAACGCCGTTAGAAATCCGCCAAAAAACATTTGAGAAAAACTTCAGAGGATTTGATAAAGATGAAGTGAGTTCCTTTTTAGTGTCTCTTTCTCAGGAATGGGAAAGGGAAATGGATGAAAAAAGGGAACTTCAAATCAAGCTGGAGCAGGTGGAAAAGGAATCAGCTAAGCTCAGGGAAGTGGAAGATTCACTTTTTAAAACACTCAAAGCGGCTGAGGATACAGGAGCCAGCATGATAGAGCAGGCGAACAAGACGGCAGAACTGATCTTAAAGGAAGCCCAGATGAATTCAGATGCGATGATTTCTGAGGCTAAGAACAAATCCCGCAGCATCATAGAAGAGGCTGAAAGTAGAGCCAAGAGGATTATTGAAGACCTTAAAGCTGATGTTGGAACCTTGGTGGAGAGTTATGAAGATTTATTGGCACAGAGGGAGATAATAATACGGAACTTGAAAAACTTGGCTACTGATAGTTTAGAAAACATCAAGCAGTCCCAAGATGATATCAAACGCTTGGATATGGCTACCCATACCAAAGCTGTCAAAGATTTGAGCAGACAATCACCTTCTTTTAGTCATGAAAGTGCTCCCGGCCAAACAAAGGAAAAGTCCCATACTTTTGTAATTGAAAAGAAAAGTGAAGCACCTGAAGAAAAGCCTCCAATTTCCCAACAGGTAGAACTTCCCTTGGAAAGCAAGAAGGAAGAAGTAATACCAGAAAAAACTGAAGTACCTGAAATAAAAGTTGAGGCCCCAAGTAAGATTGAAGAACCTTCAGAAAATATTAGTAGGAAAAAAGAGTCAGGTTCGTTTTTTGACCAGTTTGATTGA
- the dtd gene encoding D-aminoacyl-tRNA deacylase: MIAVIQRVSESSVKIDGTIKGEIGQGLMVLLGIEEADNAEDITWLSKKIVNLRIFGDENGVMNKSLLDVGGEILLISQFTLHASTKKGNRPSYIKAAKPDIAIPLYESFIQQVENDLGKTIETGEFGADMKVALVNDGPVTICIDSKNKI, from the coding sequence ATGATAGCAGTTATTCAGCGGGTTTCGGAATCTTCGGTGAAAATTGATGGTACAATCAAAGGTGAGATAGGACAAGGCTTAATGGTTTTGTTGGGGATTGAGGAGGCAGACAATGCTGAGGATATCACGTGGCTAAGTAAGAAAATTGTCAATTTGAGGATTTTTGGTGATGAGAATGGGGTGATGAACAAAAGCCTGTTGGATGTGGGCGGGGAGATACTTTTGATCAGCCAGTTTACCCTGCATGCCAGTACAAAAAAGGGAAACAGGCCATCTTATATTAAGGCAGCCAAACCGGATATTGCGATTCCATTATATGAATCATTTATCCAACAAGTAGAGAATGACTTGGGCAAAACCATTGAAACAGGAGAGTTTGGAGCAGATATGAAAGTGGCTTTGGTGAACGATGGACCTGTAACCATCTGTATTGATTCAAAAAATAAAATATAA
- a CDS encoding redoxin domain-containing protein, with protein MKKLVLLILTVLIINVTSNARQVASFELEDIVSNTTFKLQDYNKYPAVILIFTSNNCPFAKLYEDRLINLQKSYMDKSVIFAFINPHHGQSEEESTNAIKSKIAQKGIKFAYLIDSNQSVTKSLKASKLPEAYVLTPSPTGFSIAYHGAIDNNAQLPNQVTKQYLKTAIDQVLADQHPIPNSLRAVGCNIVPLN; from the coding sequence ATGAAAAAACTTGTATTATTGATATTAACCGTACTAATCATTAACGTGACCTCTAATGCAAGGCAAGTAGCCTCTTTTGAGTTGGAGGATATTGTTAGCAATACCACTTTTAAACTTCAAGATTACAATAAATATCCAGCTGTTATTTTGATTTTCACATCCAACAATTGTCCTTTTGCTAAGCTATATGAAGATCGTTTGATCAATCTGCAGAAATCATATATGGATAAAAGCGTAATCTTTGCCTTTATTAACCCTCACCATGGGCAAAGTGAGGAAGAGTCTACCAATGCCATCAAATCCAAAATTGCTCAGAAAGGAATTAAATTTGCCTATTTGATTGACTCTAATCAATCGGTGACCAAAAGCCTAAAAGCATCAAAACTACCAGAGGCCTATGTCCTTACACCAAGCCCAACTGGGTTTTCTATTGCCTATCATGGTGCGATTGATAATAATGCTCAACTACCCAATCAGGTTACCAAGCAATACCTAAAAACAGCCATCGACCAAGTACTGGCCGATCAACATCCCATTCCAAACAGCTTACGAGCAGTAGGGTGTAATATCGTTCCCCTTAATTGA
- a CDS encoding DUF6265 family protein, with translation MKKIFLFLLLCFATYSLSFGQEVLKLKEGEKAAPGNLSDLSWMVGFWKGNGFGGECEELWLPQQGNSMVGIFRFIENGKLVFSEYMAILEEEGKLQLKVKHFWADFTGWEEKEKWVNFRFIKTEGQTAYFSGLTIRREGEKMILKLAMEHNGESSIETFEYIKEDL, from the coding sequence ATGAAAAAGATTTTTCTATTCCTTCTTCTTTGTTTTGCAACTTATAGCCTTTCTTTTGGACAAGAAGTCCTTAAGCTAAAAGAAGGTGAAAAAGCGGCACCTGGTAACCTTTCAGATTTGAGCTGGATGGTTGGATTTTGGAAAGGAAATGGTTTTGGTGGTGAATGCGAAGAACTTTGGTTGCCACAACAAGGAAACAGTATGGTGGGTATTTTTAGGTTTATAGAAAATGGGAAGTTGGTCTTTTCAGAGTATATGGCTATTCTGGAGGAAGAAGGAAAACTTCAACTAAAAGTCAAGCATTTCTGGGCCGATTTCACTGGATGGGAAGAAAAAGAAAAATGGGTCAATTTTCGCTTTATCAAAACTGAAGGGCAAACGGCATATTTTAGTGGACTTACCATTCGTCGTGAAGGAGAAAAAATGATCCTTAAGCTGGCTATGGAACATAATGGAGAATCCTCCATTGAAACATTTGAGTATATTAAAGAGGATCTATAA
- a CDS encoding iron-sulfur cluster assembly accessory protein, with protein MLIPITITEKAQEEIKSIMEHKNIPSDYSLRVGVKGGGCGGMSYALGFDKSKDGDEQFELEGIPVLIEKKHVMFLMGMQVDFYEGNDARGFTFVNPDIPKRHDVQE; from the coding sequence ATGCTGATACCGATTACCATTACAGAGAAGGCCCAAGAAGAAATTAAAAGTATCATGGAGCACAAGAACATCCCCTCAGACTACTCCTTGCGGGTAGGTGTTAAAGGAGGAGGTTGTGGCGGCATGTCCTATGCTTTGGGCTTCGACAAATCAAAGGATGGAGATGAGCAATTTGAATTGGAGGGAATCCCTGTGCTGATTGAGAAAAAACATGTGATGTTCTTGATGGGCATGCAAGTAGATTTCTATGAGGGTAATGATGCACGCGGATTTACCTTTGTCAACCCTGACATTCCTAAAAGACATGATGTACAAGAGTAA
- a CDS encoding 4'-phosphopantetheinyl transferase superfamily protein has protein sequence MQAKIEKISPLSALAIKNIEEQENKTVDFLSFREKLSFANISHPEKRKEWKGARLAIKSALDAINMAYPGFYKDEHGKSYPMDGYGNVSLTHTQGLAAAIFHKEMPVGIDIDYIKEKVVRLGPKFLDPTEIAFLNNDPVLYTIAWSAKESIFKCQGRKGISLRQHILLSPFDINDRVIKGKIYDTDFADHYYSVKVERQHDLIMTYTIW, from the coding sequence ATGCAAGCAAAAATAGAAAAAATAAGTCCTTTATCTGCTTTAGCCATTAAGAATATTGAAGAGCAGGAAAATAAAACTGTGGATTTTTTGAGTTTCAGGGAGAAGCTTTCTTTTGCCAACATCAGTCATCCAGAGAAGCGTAAAGAATGGAAAGGGGCACGACTGGCCATCAAGTCAGCTCTGGATGCGATCAACATGGCCTATCCTGGTTTCTACAAAGATGAACATGGAAAATCCTACCCAATGGATGGATATGGCAATGTTTCCTTGACACATACCCAGGGATTAGCTGCCGCTATTTTTCATAAGGAAATGCCGGTGGGAATAGACATCGACTACATTAAAGAAAAAGTGGTTAGGCTTGGCCCCAAATTTCTTGACCCAACGGAAATCGCATTCCTAAACAATGACCCAGTATTGTACACCATTGCCTGGTCTGCGAAAGAATCTATTTTCAAGTGCCAAGGTCGAAAAGGGATCAGCTTGAGACAACATATCCTTTTATCCCCCTTTGATATCAATGATAGAGTTATAAAAGGAAAAATTTATGATACCGACTTTGCCGACCATTATTACTCGGTAAAGGTAGAAAGGCAGCATGATTTGATAATGACCTACACCATTTGGTAA
- a CDS encoding ATP-binding cassette domain-containing protein, producing the protein MGSLFLSIENAHVRYFDRNIFQDLNFHMQEGENWAILSASGSEKTAFLDTILGKTVLSEGRVTRDFAVDYQKEMTAQGRINSFRDLIAVVSQKYTFTNKSNLQNFYYQQRFNSSESEEAATVIEHLQEVEIKQEGQWTVEKVMELLDLEVLKDKSLIKLSNGESRRLTIAGALLRNPKLFLMDQPMTGLDVDTRKHFGEVLEAMVASGIQVIMTTSPEEIPNAITHVAILDGGKIVQLEKREDFHERDLVNHEALSQFDHKKLDELIQNNPVMRFDTLVKMNQIHIQYNSKVILDRINWEVKQGECWVLRGHNGAGKSTLLSLINGENPQAYANDIVLFGRKRGTGETIWDIKRPIGFVSPELARYFPRNQTCLKVVLSGLFDSIGLFKKVSEEQEQLAMEWLKLFRIEHVAQMLLHQIPLENQRFCLLARALIKSPALLILDEAAQGMDDEQRILFRETIDHIGRHPDVSMIYVSHYEEDIPKVVDRELVLEDGKVIRSI; encoded by the coding sequence ATGGGGTCATTGTTTCTATCGATCGAAAATGCTCATGTCAGGTATTTTGACAGGAATATCTTTCAGGACTTGAACTTCCATATGCAGGAAGGGGAGAACTGGGCCATCTTGAGTGCTTCTGGTTCGGAAAAAACTGCATTTTTGGATACCATTTTGGGTAAGACTGTACTTTCAGAGGGGAGGGTGACTAGGGATTTTGCGGTGGATTATCAAAAGGAAATGACTGCACAGGGTAGGATTAATAGCTTTAGGGATTTGATTGCCGTAGTTTCCCAGAAATACACTTTTACCAATAAGTCCAACCTTCAAAACTTTTATTACCAGCAACGCTTTAATTCTTCAGAATCTGAAGAGGCTGCCACAGTAATAGAGCATCTGCAGGAAGTGGAGATCAAGCAGGAGGGGCAATGGACTGTTGAAAAGGTAATGGAATTGCTGGATTTGGAGGTGTTAAAGGATAAGTCTCTGATTAAGCTGTCCAATGGAGAAAGCAGGAGGTTGACCATTGCAGGAGCGCTGCTAAGGAATCCAAAACTCTTTTTGATGGACCAACCCATGACCGGTTTGGATGTAGATACCAGAAAGCATTTTGGAGAAGTATTGGAGGCCATGGTAGCATCCGGAATTCAGGTGATCATGACGACTTCTCCAGAGGAAATTCCCAATGCCATTACACACGTAGCGATATTGGATGGAGGTAAAATTGTGCAGTTGGAGAAAAGGGAAGATTTTCACGAAAGAGATTTGGTCAATCATGAAGCCCTTTCGCAATTTGATCATAAAAAGTTGGATGAATTGATTCAGAATAATCCTGTTATGCGATTTGATACGCTGGTCAAGATGAATCAAATCCATATCCAGTATAATAGCAAGGTGATTTTGGACCGGATCAATTGGGAAGTCAAACAGGGAGAATGTTGGGTGTTGAGAGGGCATAATGGAGCTGGAAAATCTACTTTGCTCAGTTTGATCAATGGAGAGAATCCTCAGGCTTATGCCAATGATATTGTTCTTTTTGGTAGAAAGCGGGGAACCGGAGAAACGATTTGGGATATCAAGCGTCCCATTGGTTTTGTGTCACCAGAACTGGCAAGGTATTTTCCCAGAAACCAGACCTGTTTGAAGGTGGTGCTTTCTGGTTTATTTGATTCCATTGGCTTGTTCAAAAAAGTCAGTGAGGAGCAAGAGCAGCTTGCCATGGAATGGTTGAAGTTGTTCAGAATAGAACATGTGGCCCAAATGCTTTTGCACCAGATCCCTTTGGAGAACCAGCGCTTTTGTCTTTTGGCCAGGGCTTTGATAAAATCGCCAGCCTTACTGATCCTTGATGAGGCTGCTCAGGGAATGGATGATGAGCAAAGGATTTTGTTCCGTGAGACGATTGACCATATCGGAAGGCATCCTGATGTTTCGATGATCTATGTAAGCCATTATGAAGAAGATATTCCGAAAGTAGTTGATAGAGAGTTGGTATTGGAAGATGGGAAGGTTATAAGAAGTATTTAA
- a CDS encoding WD40 repeat domain-containing protein has translation MPKIQVNKLYTLTGHNDSIFALVEGNDPRYFYTGAGDGMVVKWDLDAPKDGKLIAKLPHSVYALAIDDQRDLLFIGHNFEGVHVIDLNTNKEIWSLKITDHAIFDIKIYKNQAFVGTGDGVVTVLDIEERSILKHIKLGEKNIRVMALDVQKEHLAIGSSDNTVKVFDLNGFSPVKKLDEHTNSVFALRYSPDGKLLISGGRDAHLKIWETKAYKLQENIVAHMYAINYLAFREDGKYFVTCSMDKSIKLWETATLQLKKVIDKSRHAGHGTSVNKVIWSKYTHQIIAVSDDRTISIWEIELQ, from the coding sequence ATGCCAAAAATTCAAGTAAATAAACTTTATACACTTACTGGACATAATGATAGTATTTTTGCTTTGGTAGAGGGAAATGATCCTCGTTATTTTTATACTGGTGCAGGAGATGGGATGGTAGTGAAGTGGGATTTGGATGCTCCCAAAGATGGAAAACTGATCGCTAAATTACCTCACTCCGTCTATGCTTTGGCCATAGATGATCAGCGCGATTTGTTGTTTATTGGACACAATTTTGAAGGCGTACATGTCATCGATTTAAACACAAATAAGGAAATTTGGTCTCTGAAAATTACGGATCATGCAATTTTTGATATTAAGATCTATAAGAACCAAGCTTTTGTAGGAACAGGGGATGGTGTTGTCACAGTTCTGGATATTGAGGAGCGTTCTATTTTGAAGCACATCAAGCTAGGGGAAAAGAATATTAGAGTAATGGCCCTGGATGTCCAAAAAGAGCATTTGGCCATTGGATCCAGTGATAATACTGTGAAGGTGTTTGATCTAAATGGTTTTTCTCCGGTAAAAAAACTGGACGAACATACTAATTCCGTTTTTGCACTTCGTTATTCTCCTGATGGGAAATTACTGATCAGTGGAGGTCGGGATGCGCATCTAAAAATATGGGAGACGAAAGCATATAAGCTGCAGGAAAATATCGTTGCGCATATGTATGCGATCAACTATCTTGCCTTTCGAGAAGATGGTAAATATTTTGTAACTTGTAGTATGGATAAATCCATTAAGCTGTGGGAAACTGCTACTTTGCAGCTTAAAAAGGTAATTGATAAATCCAGACATGCAGGGCATGGAACTTCGGTCAACAAGGTGATTTGGAGTAAATATACCCATCAAATTATAGCAGTGAGTGATGACCGGACCATTTCCATTTGGGAAATAGAACTTCAATAA
- a CDS encoding YkvA family protein, which yields MANWKSEQGNLLDRAKGLYQAKAEKIVESKEKVQQLIQKVTDKLHQLAENPTVKESKFYIDVVLRMVKAYYKNEYRSFSTKTLVLLVLGLLYFVMPFDLIPDFIVGLGFVDDLSVLLAITKSVQSDIYDFLEWERTKV from the coding sequence ATGGCAAACTGGAAGAGTGAACAAGGGAATTTACTGGATAGAGCAAAAGGGCTTTATCAGGCCAAAGCTGAAAAGATAGTGGAGAGCAAAGAGAAAGTGCAGCAACTTATTCAAAAAGTCACTGATAAACTCCACCAGTTAGCTGAAAACCCCACTGTCAAGGAATCTAAATTCTATATTGATGTGGTGCTCAGAATGGTGAAAGCCTATTATAAAAATGAGTACCGCAGTTTTTCTACCAAAACATTGGTGCTTTTGGTTTTGGGTTTGCTATACTTTGTTATGCCTTTTGACCTTATTCCTGATTTTATCGTTGGACTTGGGTTTGTCGATGATCTATCCGTTTTGTTGGCCATTACCAAAAGTGTCCAAAGTGATATTTATGATTTTTTAGAATGGGAAAGAACTAAGGTATAG
- a CDS encoding thioredoxin family protein: MTTITSSISHELIDQAMSYTQYKELIDQLFSESRTTGNNHSEAMIEYTRINIQRMKRWDKTSKVGEEAVELVKKLDRKQVWLVLTEGWCGDGAQNMPYIEKLAAFSDLVEVKYILRDENLEVMDDYLTNGGRSIPKLIALDKETLEELFTWGPRPSELQKMVMDYKADPQGVSQPDFNNRVHLWYAKDKNQTLERDFVTLLSR, encoded by the coding sequence ATGACTACCATTACTTCTTCGATTAGCCATGAGCTGATTGACCAAGCGATGAGCTATACACAATACAAAGAGTTGATTGATCAGCTGTTTTCTGAAAGTAGGACCACAGGCAACAATCATTCCGAGGCTATGATCGAATATACCCGGATCAATATCCAAAGAATGAAACGTTGGGACAAAACTTCTAAAGTAGGTGAGGAAGCAGTTGAGCTGGTTAAGAAATTAGACAGAAAACAAGTGTGGTTGGTTTTGACGGAAGGATGGTGTGGAGATGGTGCACAAAATATGCCCTATATTGAAAAGTTAGCAGCTTTTTCTGATCTTGTTGAAGTTAAGTATATTCTAAGAGATGAAAACTTGGAAGTAATGGACGATTACCTTACCAATGGAGGTCGTTCCATCCCAAAATTGATTGCTTTGGACAAGGAAACTTTAGAAGAGTTGTTTACTTGGGGGCCTAGACCCAGTGAATTACAAAAAATGGTGATGGATTACAAAGCAGATCCACAAGGTGTATCCCAACCAGATTTCAATAATCGTGTCCATTTATGGTACGCAAAGGATAAAAATCAAACGCTTGAGCGTGATTTTGTTACTTTATTAAGTAGGTAG